TCTTGAGTCAGCCAAAGTATTGAACAAGCAAATCCGGACCGCTTTTACAGAAGATGAAATTTACCGGATTGACCACTACCTTGGAAAAGAAATGGTCCAAAATATCGAAGTCATCCGTTTCGCGAATGCGATGTTTGAACCACTCTGGAATAACCGCTACATTTCAAATATCCAGGTGACATCCAGCGAAACTCTTGGAGTCGAAGAACGCGGGCGATATTACGAGAAAAGCGGTGCACTAAGGGACATGGTCCAGAACCATATGCTGCAAATGGTTTCCTTGCTAGCGATGGAGCCGCCGATCAAGCTGACGACTGATGAAATCCGTTCGGAAAAAGTTAGAGTTTTCCGTGCCCTCCGCCCAATAAAGGACGGTGAGGTCAATGAATACTTTGTTCGCGGACAGTATGACAAAGGCGTCATGAACGAAAAAGAAGTACCTGCTTACCGCCAGGAAGAGATGGTTGATCCTGAATCCAATACAGAAACATTTGTAGCTGGAAAGCTAATGATTGATAACTTCCGCTGGGCTGGAGTTCCATTCTATATCCGTACTGGAAAAAGGATGAAGGCCAAGTCCACAAAAATCGTGATTCAATTCAAAGATATCCCGATGGATCTGTATTATCAGCCAGAAAAGACCGTCAATCCCAATTTGCTTGTGATTCATATCCAGCCCGAAGAAGGGATCACGCTCCATCTGAATGCAAAGAAATCCGGCCAGGGAGATGCTACTCCTGTGAAATTGAATTACGCCAATAAAGGCATTGACGGACTGAATACGCCGGAAGCTTATGAAAAACTGCTGTATGATTCATTGCGCGGT
The window above is part of the Mesobacillus jeotgali genome. Proteins encoded here:
- the zwf gene encoding glucose-6-phosphate dehydrogenase, which encodes MAHTEKPTALIMIFGATGDLANRKLFPSLYNLFEKGKLDRFAVVGVARRALSNEEFQLKVKESVKENGETDPKADLDEFVSKFYYHSHDVTDSSSYLALGKLSEELDSHYGLNGNRIFYLAMAPEFFGTIAEHLKKDKLTDVSGFKRLVIEKPFGHDLESAKVLNKQIRTAFTEDEIYRIDHYLGKEMVQNIEVIRFANAMFEPLWNNRYISNIQVTSSETLGVEERGRYYEKSGALRDMVQNHMLQMVSLLAMEPPIKLTTDEIRSEKVRVFRALRPIKDGEVNEYFVRGQYDKGVMNEKEVPAYRQEEMVDPESNTETFVAGKLMIDNFRWAGVPFYIRTGKRMKAKSTKIVIQFKDIPMDLYYQPEKTVNPNLLVIHIQPEEGITLHLNAKKSGQGDATPVKLNYANKGIDGLNTPEAYEKLLYDSLRGDATNFTHWDEVALSWSFVDNISKVWENTKEPSFPNYASGSMGPDAADKLLEQDGFFWWPFNDIDVENC